One Primulina huaijiensis isolate GDHJ02 chromosome 8, ASM1229523v2, whole genome shotgun sequence genomic region harbors:
- the LOC140982661 gene encoding uncharacterized protein, producing the protein MGLGSIYKRRAKVFTLAVVIYLDYKALQQREKWIRKSDSDDLWEKAHERNARRVLNLIVELEGLWVKLGQYLSTRADVLPQAYIRLLKQLQDSLPPRPLEEVRQTITRELGGSMDELFLDFDRIALATASIAQVHRATMMDGKKVVVKVQHEGIKEIILEDLRNAKSIVDWIAWAEPQYNFNPMIDEWCKEAPKELDFNHEAENTRKVSRNLCCKSNHGDDNINRVDVLIPEVIMSTEKVLILEYMDGVRLNDSESLEALGVDKQKLVEEITRAYAHQIYVDGFFNGDPHPGNFLVSKIPPHQPILLDFGLTKHLSASMTQALAKMFLASAEGDYVALLSSFAEMGLKMRLDLPEQMMEIANVFFRTSTVANEAPQNMKILAEQRARNMKIVQDKMKLNKKEMKRFNPVDAFPGDIIIFGRVINLLRGLSSSMNVRIVYVDIMRPFAESVLQSNLNNGPAFNARWIHDTPILSNVEDKLRRLLVDLGNADKVLGIQVCAYKDGEVIIDTAAGVLGRYDPRPVQPDSLFPVFSVSKGITAGMVHCLIDNGKLNLEEKIANIWPHFGSSGKDQIKVHHVLNHTSGLHNALASLTRENPLLMTDWDECLNCITEAAPETEPGHQQLYHYLSFGWLCGGIIEYASQKKFQEILEEVFIRPLNIDGELYIGIPPGVESRLATLTVDMDEIHKFSEISKRPDLPSTFQNQIQDVSQMASTLPALFNTLNARRAIIPAANAHCSARALARYYAALVDKGAIPPPHSSSTKPPLGSHLHIPKFSSPRTSKKRTCFRGSSTKKLSDNNYSQVPSNDTTSNGSLPDYHSNSRTTKLFTNSNIHDQFMGVGEYEGLTLPNGQFGLGFKRSYSEDGKLIGFGHSGMGGSTGYCDINNRFAISVTLNKMNLGGVTAKVMKLICSELDIPLPADFYRFTERIHENEVDVASPLIN; encoded by the exons ATGGGATTGGGAAGCATTTACAAGAGGCGTGCCAAGGTTTTTACATTAGCTGTTGTAATTTACCTCGACTATAAG GCTCTGCAACAGAGGGAGAAATGGATTCGAAAGTCTGACAGTGATGATCTCTGGGAGAAAGCTCACGAACGTAATGCTAGGCGTGTTCTTAATTTGATAGTTGAGCTGGAAGGTTTGTGGGTGAAACTTGGGCAATATCTATCTACACGAGCTGATGTGCTTCCCCAGGCCTATATTCGGCTTTTAAAACAGCTGCAGGATTCTCTTCCTCCTCGCCCTTTAGAAGAG GTTCGTCAAACTATCACAAGAGAGTTAGGGGGATCCATGGACGAGCTCTTCTTGGATTTCGATAGAATTGCTCTGGCAACTGCATCA ATAGCTCAAGTTCATCGGGCTACCATGATGGATGGGAAAAAAGTAGTTGTTAAAGTTCAACATGAGGGCATTAAGGAAATTATATTAGAG gattTGAGAAATGCCAAGTCTATAGTTGATTGGATTGCTTGGGCAGAACCACAGTATAACTTCAATCCCATGATAGATGAGTGGTGCAAAGAAGCACCCAAGGAACTTGACTTCAACCATGAGGCTG AAAATACTCGGAAAGTTTCAAGGAATCTTTGCTGCAAAAGTAACCATGGTGATGACAATATAAATCGTGTGGACGTCTTAATTCCAGAAGTTATTAtg TCAACTGAGAAGGTCCTCATTTTAGAGTATATGGATGGAGTACGACTAAATGACTCAGAATCATTGGAAGCACTTGGTGTGGACAAACAAAAACTTGTGGAGGAAATTACACGCGCCTATGCCCATCAAATCTATGTTGATGGTTTTTTCAATGGTGATCCTCACCCTG GAAATTTCCTTGTGAGCAAGATTCCTCCACATCAACCAATTTTGTTAGATTTTGGTCTTACAAAGCATCTATCAGCAAGTATGACACAAGCACTGGCAAAAATGTTTCTAGCATCTGCCGAG GGTGATTACGTGGCACTTTTGTCTTCCTTTGCAGAAATGGGACTAAAGATGCGGTTGGACCTTCCAGAGCAAATGATGGAGATAGCAAATGTGTTCTTCCGCACCTCAACTGTGGCCAATGAAGCTCCT CAAAACATGAAAATCTTGGCTGAGCAAAGGGCTAGAAACATGAAGATTGTGCAAGACAAGATGAAACTCAATAAGAAAGAAATGAAACGTTTTAATCCT GTCGATGCTTTTCCTGGTGATATCATTATTTTTGGCAGAGTAATTAATCTCCTGAGAG GGCTTTCATCATCCATGAATGTACGCATAGTATATGTGGATATCATGAGACCATTTGCTGAATCCGTTTTGCAATC CAACCTAAACAATGGTCCAGCATTTAATGCACGATGGATCCATGACACTCCGATCTTATCTAATGTTGAAGACAAGTTGAGGCGGCTCTTAGTTGATCTTGGGAATGCTGATAAAGTACTTGGGATCCAG GTATGTGCCTATAAAGATGGAGAAGTAATTATTGACACGGCTGCTGGGGTGCTTGGAAGATATGATCCTCGGCCTGTTCAACCGGACAGTTTATTCCCTGTTTTTTCTGTATCAAAAGGGATCACGGCAGGCATGGTACATTGCCTAATTGATAACGG GAAGCTGAATCTCGAGGAAAAAATTGCAAATATCTGGCCTCACTTTGGATCCAGCGGAAAAGATCAAATTAAG GTTCATCATGTACTTAATCATACGTCTGGGTTACACAATGCCTTGGCCAGTCTGACACGTGAAAATCCGTTGCTAATGACTGATTGGGATGAGTGTCTGAACTGTATTACGGAAGCGGCACCAGAGACTGAACCCGGTCATCAGCAGTTGTACCATTATTTATCTTTTGGATGGCTATGTGGCGGTATTATTGAG TATGCCTCCCAAAAGAAGTTTCAGGAGATTCTTGAAGAAGTGTTTATTCGTCCTCTTAATATAGATGGCGAGCTATACATTGGAATTCCTCCAG GTGTGGAATCTCGACTTGCCACGCTTACCGTAGATATGGACGAAATACACAAATTTTCAGAAATCAGTAAGCGTCCAGACCTACCATCCACCTTTCAGAACCAAATACAAGATGTTTCTCAAATGGCATCCACTCTTCCTGCCTTATTCAACACACTTAACGCACGCCGTGCCATCATACCTGCTGCTAATGCACATTGCTCAGCTCGAGCCTTGGCACGCTACTATGCAGCTCTTGTCGATAAAGGTGCCATTCCACCGCCACATTCTTCTTCCACCAAGCCCCCACTCGGCAGCCATCTGCACATTCCCAAGTTCTCGTCTCCAAGAACCTCCAAGAAACGGACGTGTTTCAGGGGTAGCTCCACTAAAAAGTTGAGTGACAATAACTACTCTCAGGTTCCGAGCAATGACACCACCTCCAATGGCTCGTTACCTGATTATCATAGCAATTCTAGAACTACGAAGCTTTTTACTAACAGTAACATTCACGATCAATTCATGGGAGTTGGAGAATACGAGGGTTTGACACTTCCGAATGGGCAATTTGGGCTTGGATTCAAGAGATCTTACTCGGAGGATGGTAAATTAATCGGTTTTGGCCATTCGGGCATGGGAGGTTCAACCGGATATTGCGACATAAACAACCGGTTTGCGATTTCTGTGACTTTGAATAAAATGAACTTGGGAGGTGTGACTGCAAAGGTGATGAAGTTAATTTGTTCAGAACTTGATATTCCATTGCCTGCAGATTTTTACAGATTTACAGAGAGGATACATGAGAATGAGGTAGATGTGGCTAGCCCTTTGATTAATTGA